In one Kitasatospora cineracea genomic region, the following are encoded:
- a CDS encoding branched-chain amino acid transaminase — translation MAIPESSVIWFDGALVPWQEARVHVLTHALHYGTGVLEGTRVFETADGPAVFRLDEHLARLERSARMLRIELPYSRQELAEATVALVAANGHRSCYLRHLAFLGYGSMGLDMRNSPTSVSIASWEWPAYLAAGRGLRLMTSSWRRTDPNTVPPAAKATGPYLNSALARREATDAGFDEALLLAPDGTVSECSSENVFAVRDGVLRTTPASAGALEGITQDTLLTLARELGAEVRIEPLLRSDLYAADEVFLSGTAAGVVPVASLDNRELPSAEGELTKRLAEAYRAAVSGADPRHRHWLTPVHSS, via the coding sequence ATGGCGATTCCCGAGTCTTCCGTGATCTGGTTCGACGGCGCGCTGGTGCCCTGGCAGGAGGCCCGCGTCCACGTCCTCACCCACGCCCTGCACTACGGCACCGGGGTGCTGGAGGGCACCAGGGTGTTCGAGACGGCCGACGGGCCCGCGGTGTTCCGGCTGGACGAGCACCTGGCCCGGCTGGAGCGCAGTGCCCGCATGCTGCGCATCGAACTCCCCTACAGCCGACAGGAGTTGGCCGAGGCCACGGTGGCGCTGGTGGCGGCCAACGGCCACCGCTCCTGCTACCTGCGGCACCTGGCCTTCCTGGGCTACGGCTCGATGGGGCTGGACATGCGCAACTCCCCCACCAGCGTCTCGATCGCCTCCTGGGAGTGGCCGGCCTACCTGGCGGCGGGGCGCGGGCTGCGGCTGATGACCAGCAGTTGGCGGCGCACCGACCCCAACACCGTCCCCCCGGCGGCGAAGGCCACCGGTCCCTACCTGAACTCGGCGCTGGCCCGGCGGGAGGCCACCGACGCGGGCTTCGACGAGGCCCTGCTGCTGGCCCCGGACGGGACGGTCAGCGAGTGCAGTTCGGAGAACGTGTTCGCGGTCCGCGACGGCGTGCTGCGCACCACCCCGGCCAGCGCCGGCGCCCTGGAGGGCATCACCCAGGACACCCTGCTGACCCTGGCCCGGGAGCTGGGCGCCGAGGTCCGGATCGAGCCCCTGCTGCGCTCCGACCTGTACGCGGCCGACGAGGTCTTCCTGTCCGGCACGGCCGCCGGAGTCGTCCCGGTCGCCTCCCTGGACAACCGTGAACTGCCTTCAGCAGAAGGTGAGTTGACCAAGCGCCTGGCCGAGGCGTACCGGGCCGCGGTGAGCGGCGCCGACCCCCGCCACCGGCACTGGCTGACGCCGGTTCACAGCTCGTAG
- a CDS encoding PTS transporter subunit EIIC, translating to MSSTGATANQSTWWHTFYGGLQKMGRSLQLPVAVLPAAGILNRLGQPDIFGKDGLGWDNVATAIGAAGGALLNSSLGLPLLFCIGVAIGMAKKADGSTALAAVAGFLVYYAVLQAFPEDCPAPTVLKGNQCIDFAGGKAASTVYQNPGVLGGILMGLFSAWLWVRYHRVRLVDWLGFFNGRRLVPMITALVGLLFGSLMAWVWKPIGTGMNDFSQWLADLGAGGSGIFGVANRALLLIGMHQLLNTFLWFQFGSFTKPDGMVVNGDINRFLAGDPTAGQFTSGFFPIMMFALPAAAMAIAASAKPHRRKEIYGLMTSVALTSFVTGVTEPIEYSFAYVAPLLYAVHALLTGASMAITWGFGVHDGFSFSAGLLDYVINWSLATKPWLIIPIGLCFAVVYYFLFRFIITKFNLKTPGREDDDEVEDVTKA from the coding sequence ATGAGTTCAACAGGCGCCACGGCGAACCAGTCCACCTGGTGGCACACCTTCTACGGCGGCCTGCAGAAGATGGGCCGCAGCCTCCAGCTGCCGGTCGCCGTCCTGCCCGCCGCCGGCATCCTGAACCGCCTCGGCCAGCCGGACATCTTCGGCAAGGACGGCCTCGGCTGGGACAACGTGGCCACCGCCATCGGCGCGGCCGGCGGCGCCCTGCTCAACTCCTCCCTGGGCCTGCCGCTGCTGTTCTGCATCGGCGTCGCCATCGGCATGGCCAAGAAGGCCGACGGCTCGACCGCGCTCGCCGCGGTGGCCGGCTTCCTGGTCTACTACGCCGTCCTGCAGGCGTTCCCCGAGGACTGCCCGGCCCCCACCGTGCTCAAGGGCAACCAGTGCATCGACTTCGCCGGCGGCAAGGCGGCGAGCACCGTCTACCAGAACCCCGGCGTGCTGGGCGGCATCCTGATGGGCCTGTTCTCGGCCTGGCTCTGGGTGCGCTACCACCGGGTCAGGCTGGTCGACTGGCTGGGCTTCTTCAACGGCCGCCGCCTGGTCCCGATGATCACCGCCCTGGTCGGCCTGCTGTTCGGCTCGCTGATGGCCTGGGTCTGGAAGCCGATCGGCACCGGCATGAACGACTTCTCCCAGTGGCTGGCCGACCTGGGGGCCGGCGGCTCCGGCATCTTCGGTGTCGCCAACCGCGCCCTGCTGCTGATCGGCATGCACCAGCTGCTGAACACCTTCCTCTGGTTCCAGTTCGGCTCCTTCACCAAGCCGGACGGCATGGTCGTCAACGGCGACATCAACCGCTTCCTGGCGGGCGACCCGACGGCGGGCCAGTTCACCTCCGGCTTCTTCCCGATCATGATGTTCGCGCTGCCCGCCGCGGCGATGGCCATCGCGGCCTCCGCCAAGCCGCACCGGCGCAAGGAGATCTACGGCCTGATGACCTCGGTCGCGCTGACCTCGTTCGTCACCGGCGTCACCGAGCCCATCGAGTACTCCTTCGCCTACGTGGCCCCGCTGCTGTACGCCGTCCACGCCCTGCTCACCGGCGCCTCGATGGCGATCACCTGGGGGTTCGGCGTCCACGACGGCTTCAGCTTCTCCGCGGGCCTGCTCGACTACGTCATCAACTGGAGCCTGGCCACCAAGCCGTGGCTGATCATCCCGATCGGCCTGTGCTTCGCGGTGGTCTACTACTTCCTCTTCAGGTTCATCATCACCAAGTTCAACCTGAAGACGCCCGGCCGCGAGGACGACGACGAAGTCGAGGACGTGACCAAGGCCTGA
- a CDS encoding MarR family transcriptional regulator, whose translation MPGRELWSYVEIARHINVRAETVRNYKRHGLLPDPDHLDAAGHPRWYPETIRDWALARPGRR comes from the coding sequence ATGCCCGGCCGAGAGCTCTGGTCCTACGTCGAGATCGCCCGGCACATCAATGTGCGGGCCGAGACCGTGCGCAACTACAAGCGGCACGGACTGCTGCCCGACCCCGACCACCTGGACGCCGCGGGCCACCCCCGCTGGTACCCGGAGACCATCCGCGACTGGGCGCTGGCCCGCCCCGGACGCCGCTAG
- the rph gene encoding ribonuclease PH yields MSRIDGRTPDQLRPVTIERNWSKHAEGSVLVSYGDTKVLCTASVTEGVPRWRKGSGEGWVTAEYAMLPRATNTRGDRESVRGKIGGRTHEISRLIGRSLRAVVDHRALAENTIVLDCDVLQADGGTRTAAITGAYVALVDAVSWARGKKLLRAKGQPITGGVSAVSVGIVGGVPMLDLQYEEDVRAETDMNVVCTSDGRFVEVQGTAEGAPFDRGLLDQLLDLGSLGCAELDEIQRKALEL; encoded by the coding sequence ATGTCTCGCATCGACGGCCGCACCCCCGACCAGCTCCGCCCCGTCACCATCGAACGGAACTGGAGCAAGCACGCCGAAGGCTCCGTCCTGGTCTCCTACGGCGACACCAAGGTGCTGTGCACCGCCAGCGTCACCGAGGGCGTCCCGCGCTGGCGCAAGGGCAGCGGGGAGGGCTGGGTCACCGCCGAGTACGCCATGCTGCCCCGGGCCACCAACACCCGCGGCGACCGCGAGTCCGTCCGCGGCAAGATCGGCGGCCGCACCCACGAGATCAGCCGGCTGATCGGCCGCTCGCTGCGCGCCGTGGTCGACCACCGGGCGCTCGCCGAGAACACCATCGTGCTCGACTGCGACGTCCTGCAGGCCGACGGTGGCACCCGCACCGCCGCGATCACCGGCGCGTACGTCGCCCTGGTCGACGCGGTCTCCTGGGCGCGCGGGAAGAAGCTGCTGCGCGCCAAGGGCCAGCCGATCACCGGCGGCGTCAGCGCGGTCAGCGTCGGCATCGTCGGCGGCGTCCCGATGCTCGACCTCCAGTACGAGGAGGACGTCCGGGCCGAGACCGACATGAACGTCGTCTGCACCTCCGACGGCCGCTTCGTCGAGGTCCAGGGCACCGCCGAGGGCGCCCCGTTCGACCGCGGGCTGCTCGACCAGCTGCTCGACCTCGGCAGCCTGGGCTGCGCCGAACTGGACGAGATCCAGCGCAAGGCCCTGGAGCTGTAG
- a CDS encoding Mov34/MPN/PAD-1 family protein, giving the protein MLTITRELRDRIVAHARADHPDEACGVIAGPAGTGRPERFIPMLNAARSPTFYEFDSGDLLKLYREMDDLDEEPVVIYHSHTATEAYPSRTDVSYASEPFAHYVLVSTAEGTGEQDPYQFRSFRIVDGVITEEDVEVVEAHRG; this is encoded by the coding sequence ATGCTGACCATCACCCGAGAACTGCGCGACCGGATCGTCGCCCACGCCCGCGCCGACCACCCGGACGAGGCGTGCGGCGTGATCGCCGGACCGGCCGGCACCGGACGCCCCGAGCGGTTCATCCCGATGCTCAACGCGGCCCGTTCGCCCACCTTCTACGAGTTCGACTCCGGCGACCTGCTCAAGCTCTACCGCGAGATGGACGACCTCGACGAGGAGCCGGTGGTGATCTACCACTCGCACACCGCCACCGAGGCGTACCCCTCCCGCACCGACGTGAGCTACGCCTCCGAGCCGTTCGCCCACTACGTGCTGGTCTCCACCGCCGAGGGCACCGGCGAGCAGGACCCCTACCAGTTCCGCTCGTTCCGCATCGTGGACGGCGTGATCACGGAGGAAGACGTCGAGGTGGTCGAGGCCCACCGGGGCTGA
- a CDS encoding MoaD/ThiS family protein: MAIEVRIPTILRTYTDGAKAVDGNGADLGELFTDLDSRHPGIAARLLDGGELRRFVNVYLNDEDVRFLDGISTALSDGDSVTILPAVAGGMK, translated from the coding sequence ATGGCCATCGAGGTCCGCATCCCGACCATCCTCCGTACCTACACCGACGGCGCCAAGGCCGTCGACGGCAACGGCGCCGACCTCGGGGAGCTCTTCACCGACCTCGACTCCCGCCACCCCGGCATCGCCGCCCGGCTGCTGGACGGCGGCGAGCTGCGCCGCTTCGTCAACGTCTACCTGAACGACGAGGACGTCCGCTTCCTGGACGGCATCTCCACCGCCCTCTCCGACGGCGACAGCGTCACCATCCTCCCGGCCGTGGCCGGCGGTATGAAGTAA
- a CDS encoding glucose PTS transporter subunit EIIB has protein sequence MASKAEKIVAGLGGIENIDEVEGCITRLRTEVHDASKVDEAALKAAGAHGVVKMGTAIQVVIGTDADPIAAEIEDMM, from the coding sequence ATGGCCAGCAAGGCTGAGAAGATCGTCGCCGGTCTCGGCGGAATCGAGAACATCGACGAGGTCGAGGGCTGCATCACCCGGCTGCGCACCGAGGTCCACGACGCCTCCAAGGTCGACGAGGCGGCGCTCAAGGCGGCCGGCGCCCACGGTGTGGTGAAGATGGGCACGGCCATCCAGGTCGTCATCGGCACCGACGCCGACCCGATCGCCGCCGAGATCGAGGACATGATGTGA
- a CDS encoding putative leader peptide encodes MRSVDVSNQAPGTRLVARLHVDLCRLASAICPGTAAR; translated from the coding sequence ATGCGTTCCGTCGATGTGAGCAATCAGGCCCCAGGCACCCGCCTCGTGGCGCGCCTGCACGTCGACCTGTGCCGGCTCGCCAGCGCGATCTGTCCCGGCACCGCCGCGCGCTGA
- the rdgB gene encoding RdgB/HAM1 family non-canonical purine NTP pyrophosphatase, giving the protein MTKRLVLATRNQHKVAELRDILGAAGLEVELVGADAFPEVPDVPETGVTFAENALLKAHALAQATGLPAVADDSGLCVDVLGGAPGIFSARWAGRHGDDKANLDLLLAQLGDIAAEHRAASFACAAALALPDGTERVVEGRLHGTLRTEPAGTGGFGYDPVLQPLGESRTCAELSAEEKNAISHRGQAFRSLAPVVAELLG; this is encoded by the coding sequence ATGACCAAGCGACTCGTTCTCGCCACCCGCAACCAGCACAAGGTCGCCGAGCTGCGCGACATCCTCGGCGCGGCCGGACTGGAGGTCGAGCTGGTCGGGGCGGACGCCTTCCCCGAGGTGCCGGACGTGCCGGAGACCGGAGTGACCTTCGCCGAGAACGCGCTGCTCAAGGCGCACGCGCTGGCGCAGGCGACCGGGCTGCCGGCGGTGGCCGACGACTCGGGGCTGTGCGTGGACGTGCTGGGCGGGGCGCCCGGGATCTTCTCCGCGCGGTGGGCCGGGCGGCACGGCGACGACAAGGCCAACCTGGACCTGCTGCTGGCCCAGCTCGGCGACATCGCCGCGGAGCACCGGGCCGCCTCGTTCGCCTGCGCCGCCGCGCTCGCGCTGCCGGACGGCACCGAGCGGGTGGTCGAGGGCCGGCTGCACGGCACCCTGCGCACCGAGCCGGCCGGGACGGGCGGCTTCGGCTACGACCCGGTCCTGCAGCCGCTCGGCGAGAGCCGGACCTGCGCCGAGCTGAGCGCCGAGGAGAAGAACGCGATCAGCCACCGCGGGCAGGCGTTCCGCTCGCTGGCGCCGGTGGTCGCCGAACTGCTGGGCTAG
- a CDS encoding MBL fold metallo-hydrolase: MKLTVVGCSGSFPSVDSPCSSYLVEHDGYRLVVDLGNGALGALQRYAGLYEVDAVLLSHLHADHCVDLCAYWVARNYRVEGCPDPLPVHGPAGTAERLARAYDMPEKPGMTEVFDFRDLTDGARLELGPFTVTAARVNHLDCEAYGFRIEAGGRSLVYSGDTGVCPDLVELARGTDLFLCEAAYTDGKETFDSIHLNGTQAGEHAAEAGAARLVLTHIPPWTDAERNRRDAAAAFPGPVELARAGAVYEL, translated from the coding sequence ATGAAACTGACCGTGGTGGGGTGCTCGGGGAGCTTCCCGTCCGTGGACTCCCCGTGCTCCAGCTACCTGGTGGAGCACGACGGCTACCGCCTCGTCGTCGACCTCGGCAACGGCGCGCTCGGCGCGCTGCAGAGGTACGCCGGCCTGTACGAGGTCGACGCCGTGCTGCTCAGCCACCTGCACGCCGACCACTGCGTCGACCTGTGCGCCTACTGGGTGGCCCGCAACTACCGGGTCGAGGGCTGCCCCGACCCGCTGCCCGTGCACGGCCCGGCCGGCACCGCCGAACGGCTCGCCCGCGCCTACGACATGCCGGAGAAGCCCGGCATGACCGAGGTCTTCGACTTCCGCGACCTCACCGACGGCGCCCGCCTGGAACTCGGCCCGTTCACCGTCACCGCCGCCCGGGTCAACCACCTGGACTGCGAGGCGTACGGCTTCCGGATCGAGGCCGGCGGCCGCAGCCTGGTCTACTCCGGTGACACCGGCGTCTGCCCCGACCTGGTCGAACTCGCCCGCGGCACCGACCTGTTCCTGTGCGAGGCGGCCTACACGGACGGCAAGGAGACCTTCGACTCCATCCACCTCAACGGCACCCAGGCCGGCGAGCACGCCGCCGAAGCCGGCGCCGCCCGCCTGGTGCTCACCCACATCCCCCCGTGGACCGACGCCGAACGCAACCGCCGAGACGCCGCCGCCGCCTTCCCCGGCCCGGTCGAACTCGCCCGCGCCGGAGCCGTCTACGAGCTGTGA
- a CDS encoding PLP-dependent cysteine synthase family protein, translating to MRYDSPIEAIGNTPLVRLPRLSAGIPGNEDGRVTLWAKLEDRNPTGSIKDRPALRMIERAEAEGRLTPGCTVLEPTSGNTGISLAMAAKLKGYRMVCVMPENTSEERRELLRMWGAEIIPSPAAGGSNTAVRIAKEIAAEHPDWVMLYQYGNPDNAGAHYATTGPEILADLPTVTHFVAGLGTTGTLMGIGRYLREKVPGVQIVAAEPRYDDLVYGLRNLDEGFVPELYDAEVLTTRFSVGSADAVTRTRELLQQEGIFAGVSTGAVAHAAIGVARKAAKAGERADVVFVVADGGWKYLSTGIYTAETTEAAVEALQGQLWA from the coding sequence ATGCGCTACGACAGCCCGATCGAGGCCATCGGCAACACGCCCCTGGTGCGGTTGCCGAGGCTCTCGGCCGGGATCCCGGGGAACGAGGACGGCCGGGTCACGCTCTGGGCCAAGCTCGAGGACCGCAACCCGACCGGCTCGATCAAGGACCGCCCGGCGCTGCGCATGATCGAGCGCGCCGAGGCGGAGGGGCGGCTCACCCCCGGCTGCACCGTCCTGGAGCCCACCAGCGGCAACACCGGCATCTCGCTCGCCATGGCGGCCAAGCTCAAGGGCTACCGGATGGTCTGCGTGATGCCGGAGAACACCAGCGAGGAGCGCCGCGAGCTGCTCCGGATGTGGGGCGCGGAGATCATCCCCTCGCCCGCCGCGGGCGGCTCCAACACCGCGGTGCGGATCGCCAAGGAGATCGCCGCCGAGCACCCCGACTGGGTGATGCTCTACCAGTACGGCAACCCGGACAACGCGGGCGCGCACTACGCCACCACCGGCCCGGAGATCCTCGCCGACCTGCCCACCGTCACCCACTTCGTGGCGGGCCTGGGCACCACCGGCACCCTGATGGGCATCGGCCGCTACCTGCGCGAGAAGGTCCCCGGCGTGCAGATCGTCGCCGCCGAGCCGCGCTACGACGACCTGGTCTACGGCCTGCGCAACCTGGACGAGGGCTTCGTCCCCGAGCTGTACGACGCCGAGGTGCTCACCACCCGCTTCTCGGTCGGCTCGGCCGACGCCGTCACCCGCACCCGCGAACTGCTCCAGCAGGAGGGCATCTTCGCGGGCGTCTCCACCGGCGCGGTCGCGCACGCCGCGATCGGCGTGGCCCGCAAGGCCGCCAAGGCCGGCGAGCGGGCGGACGTGGTGTTCGTGGTCGCCGACGGCGGCTGGAAGTACCTGTCCACCGGCATCTACACCGCCGAGACCACTGAGGCGGCGGTCGAGGCGCTGCAGGGCCAGCTCTGGGCCTGA
- a CDS encoding helix-turn-helix domain-containing protein has product METSTALYARLLADPGLPLDSLRDELGCEEREFERALGELRGLGLLQRTSATTSGVAAVSIDTAVRQLLADSDRRFTALLGEARRTRERVEHLHTRYLPLQTGGTAHELVRGADRVAALLEDAARAARTEALSLRPGQDQSESGLAEKLARERIALAHRVTLRTIYPAAALHQGAVLAHVQALTGAGALIRVAHTLPLWLIVVDAHLAVLPAPGEPPGSAAVVVRDPAVVGVVRELFEHFWAASWIPPELLGRTTPDDRHREVLRLLAAGLTDQAIGRKLEVSDRTVRRLVADLTTALGAQSRFQAGVHAARLGWI; this is encoded by the coding sequence GTGGAGACCAGCACCGCCCTGTACGCCCGCCTGCTCGCCGACCCCGGCCTGCCGCTGGACTCCCTGCGTGACGAACTCGGCTGCGAGGAGCGGGAGTTCGAGCGGGCGCTGGGCGAGCTGCGCGGCCTCGGGCTGCTCCAGCGGACGTCGGCGACCACCAGCGGGGTGGCGGCCGTCTCGATCGACACCGCGGTGCGCCAGCTGCTCGCCGACTCCGACCGCCGCTTCACCGCGCTGCTCGGCGAGGCCCGCCGCACCCGCGAGCGGGTCGAGCACCTGCACACCCGCTACCTGCCGCTGCAGACCGGCGGCACCGCCCACGAGCTGGTCCGCGGCGCCGACCGGGTGGCCGCGCTGCTGGAGGACGCCGCCCGGGCCGCCCGCACCGAGGCGCTGTCGCTGCGGCCGGGCCAGGACCAGTCCGAGAGCGGCCTGGCCGAGAAGCTCGCCCGCGAGCGGATCGCGCTGGCCCACCGGGTCACCCTGCGCACCATCTACCCGGCCGCCGCGCTGCACCAGGGCGCGGTGCTGGCCCACGTCCAGGCGCTGACCGGGGCGGGCGCGCTGATCCGGGTCGCGCACACCCTGCCGCTGTGGCTGATCGTGGTCGACGCGCACCTGGCCGTGCTGCCCGCGCCGGGGGAACCGCCGGGCAGCGCGGCGGTGGTGGTCCGGGACCCGGCGGTGGTCGGCGTGGTCCGCGAGCTGTTCGAGCACTTCTGGGCGGCCAGCTGGATCCCGCCGGAGCTGCTCGGCCGCACCACCCCCGACGACCGCCACCGCGAGGTGCTGCGGCTGCTCGCGGCCGGCCTCACCGACCAGGCGATCGGCCGCAAGCTGGAGGTCTCCGACCGCACGGTGCGCCGCCTGGTCGCCGACCTGACGACGGCGCTGGGCGCGCAGTCGCGCTTCCAGGCGGGCGTGCACGCGGCCCGGCTGGGGTGGATCTGA
- a CDS encoding PTS transporter subunit EIIC produces MSTTAQNPRPAAASGGRELRSRVFAALQKIGRSLQLPIAVLPAAGILLRLGREDVFGDQGLGWTRVAKVFSASGHAVFDWMPLLFCVGIAIGYAKKSDGSTALAALVGFLTYHQVLTAFPKTDYQVLPGRDVEATYQDPGVLGGVVVGLLSAVLWQRLHRTRLVDWLGFFNGRRLVPIVMAFVGTALGVFFGLCWGPIGQGVDHFSTWAISLGALGSGVFGLINRALLPFGLHQFANTFFWQQAGSYSVGTQEFHGDQTRFFQHDPTAGQFMSGFFPIMMFGLPAAALAIAHCARPERRRAVLGLMFSLALTSFATGITEPIEFSFLFVAPVLYVLHAVLTGLSMAVTWALGVHHGFTFSAGAIDYVLNWNLAAKPWLVVPIGLCFAAVYYTVFRFVILRFDLKTPGREDDDGFEDG; encoded by the coding sequence ATGAGTACGACCGCGCAGAACCCCCGGCCCGCGGCGGCCTCCGGCGGCCGGGAGCTGCGCTCCCGGGTCTTCGCGGCGCTCCAGAAGATCGGCCGCAGCCTGCAGCTGCCGATCGCCGTCCTGCCCGCCGCCGGCATCCTGCTGCGGCTCGGCCGGGAGGACGTCTTCGGTGACCAGGGCCTGGGCTGGACCAGGGTCGCCAAGGTCTTCTCCGCCTCCGGCCACGCCGTCTTCGACTGGATGCCGCTGCTGTTCTGCGTGGGCATCGCCATCGGCTACGCCAAGAAGTCCGACGGCTCCACCGCGCTCGCCGCCCTGGTCGGCTTCCTGACGTACCACCAGGTGCTCACCGCCTTCCCCAAGACCGACTACCAGGTGCTGCCCGGCCGGGACGTCGAGGCCACCTACCAGGACCCGGGCGTGCTCGGCGGCGTGGTGGTCGGGCTGCTCTCCGCGGTCCTCTGGCAGCGGCTGCACCGCACCCGGCTGGTGGACTGGCTGGGCTTCTTCAACGGGCGCCGGCTGGTCCCGATCGTGATGGCCTTCGTCGGCACCGCGCTCGGCGTCTTCTTCGGCCTGTGCTGGGGCCCGATCGGCCAGGGCGTCGACCACTTCAGCACCTGGGCGATCAGCCTCGGCGCGCTCGGCTCCGGCGTCTTCGGCCTGATCAACCGGGCCCTGCTGCCGTTCGGCCTGCACCAGTTCGCCAACACCTTCTTCTGGCAGCAGGCCGGCTCCTACTCCGTCGGCACCCAGGAGTTCCACGGCGACCAGACCCGGTTCTTCCAGCACGACCCCACCGCCGGCCAGTTCATGTCCGGCTTCTTCCCGATCATGATGTTCGGCCTGCCCGCGGCCGCCCTCGCCATCGCCCACTGCGCCCGCCCCGAACGCCGCCGGGCCGTGCTCGGCCTGATGTTCTCGCTCGCCCTGACCTCCTTCGCCACCGGCATCACCGAGCCGATCGAGTTCTCCTTCCTGTTCGTCGCCCCCGTCCTGTACGTCCTGCACGCCGTGCTCACCGGCCTGTCCATGGCCGTCACCTGGGCGCTGGGCGTGCACCACGGCTTCACCTTCTCCGCGGGCGCCATCGACTACGTGCTGAACTGGAACCTGGCCGCGAAACCCTGGCTGGTCGTCCCGATCGGGCTGTGCTTCGCGGCGGTCTACTACACGGTCTTCCGGTTCGTCATCCTGCGCTTCGACCTCAAGACGCCCGGCCGCGAGGACGACGACGGCTTCGAGGACGGGTAG